A segment of the Caretta caretta isolate rCarCar2 chromosome 13, rCarCar1.hap1, whole genome shotgun sequence genome:
accctccctccttcccctcttttaccctccctccttctccgccctcctcctctcctccttctACCCTCACACCTTCTccgccctcctcctctcccccttctaccctccctccttttccaccctccttctcctctcctccttctctGCTCTCGTCCCTTCCGGCTGTCTCACTCCCTCGCTCCCTGAGGGTATCGATCTCCCTTCCCCCGACCCGCATTTCTCCTCCGGTCTCTCTGCTCGCTCCCTCGTTCCGCTCCAGACAGGGGGGTCTGGGGGCGTGGCTTGGCGGcttggccccgcccccgctccggCAGAGACCGGACGCTgcagctgggctgtgtgtgtgtaaattgttgcacacagacacacaacaccACAGGGAGACGGCCTGAGGAAGGAGGCACCACAAATGCACACCATGCCCCCAACACCCACTCCGGGGGGGAGATACAACACACAACAGGGACACACCGctcacagccaggcagctccagAGACACACGACCCGCTGCACACGTGAGCAGAGACAACATCTTGCACAGCAGGGGCCCGCAACCCTGGGACGCCCAGGAAGGACCCATTAGAACCACACAAAACAACAACAGACACCCGGACCAGCCCAGGGAGCCCCCAAGCGCGAGGAGCTGCTGCAAACACCCCCCCAGGCACACAAAGCGGGGACACAACACAACAGGGACACAACACGTCTCGCCAGCAAGGCAGCACACCGAACAACGCAACGCGCACAGGGAGACCCAACACGGCGGGGACACACCACACAGCGACGGGACACTCGCGGCAAGGAACCCCTCCCAccaacacaaacacaaacacacaactcAACAGGGACACACCCACCGCAGGCGCGCCCTGCTTACAGCAAGCCAGCCCCACAACCCACACCaacctcacccccttcccctcgCCACCCTCCGTCAGGCCCCACCACAAATACACACAACAACACTGGCACAGGAAGGGACAAGGGTGACGTCCCACCCACACCCCTGCATAAGATTCGTGGAGGGCTTTGAGGGGGTACACAACAACACAAGCTGAGCTGGAGCCCAATGTGTTGGGGGGGCGTCCTTGCTGCCCTCTGGTGGAGGGGCTGAGAACTgccgcgtgtgtgtgtgtccccgcgccccctgctggccacaTCTGAGAACTACAACCCAGTACCCCGAGATTGGGACGGTGACTCCTGGTGCTTGTGGCCTGGGGGAGCCCCCAGGAGAGGGGGTGCTCCTGTCCCCCGCTGCCCCACAGGAACAAAGGAGACGCCCTCGCGCCCGCTCCGGTCGCCATATAGAAtttatttctctcttccttctgtACAAGCCGAAAATAGACAGGGACCCTGGAGGGGTGGAAAATGGGGGGTGGGCAGCTGGGGGGcggtgggaggtgcaggggggatgAGCCGCATTCAGAGTCCCGCCCGCTGTTTCCTCCTGGGGgagcaatacctcctcccgccggGGGGGCACACTGTGAAAACAGGGGTCCGTCCCTCgagggattggggggggcagaaGCGGGGGAACAAAACAGGCCTGAATGGAGGAGTGGAAGTGAGGCgggagggaagggtgggggggcagggcagggtctgCAGCCCCAAGGCCatgtgtggggggtgttgatcctTGTTTTGGGGGGTTCATGGCTGGATCTTGGGGAAGGCCCAGTCGTCCCTTCTTTCTCTCTGTTCTCAGGCTTCCACGTTCCCCCTCTTCTCCCAGCTGGTGGCACGGCTGATACTCAATAGCAGGTCTGTCAGTCtgtcccggactcctgggttcctgaGGAGAGACAGACAAGGTGTCAGGGTGGAGGGGGGATGGCCGGGTGGGGGGTTGTTAACCCTCTGTGGCCCAGAGGGGCCGTTTTACTCACCCACAGCCTGGTCCACAGAGAGGAAAGGCCGGGAGATGGGGAGACGAGGTTTCCGAGGGGGCTGATGCTGCTCCGagggcgggggcggaggggggtctGGCAGGGGGGCGTTAGCAGCACCTATTGGggccgggagaggggaaggggttaGATCCTGAGAGAGAGACAGCCCGGCTGGGGGCACTGCAGGGGGGAAGCTCGCAGTCCTGGGCTCTCGCCGCCCGTCTCAGTTCAGGGTCTCACCTCTGGCTCCGGGGTCTCGACCCTGATCTGACTCCAGTTTGTCACAGGACTGCGCCCGGCGCGTTCGCTGAGGTTTCAGAGGGGCCGCCTTCCGCCCCACCTCGGACCcccctggaaagagagagagggtgaaAGGCCCCGTGTCTCAACCCCCaccctcctgagccagccagctcccctgccctggggctggatgggagccggtgccccctagaggggacaagCCCCACATCCCATTACCCGTCCCCTTGAACGGGTCCAGCTGgtcctggaggggaaaggccccgtgccccaaTCTCCGCTCCTGATACCTTCTGTTTCCAAGTGGTCCGGTCGGGGGCGGGCGACGGGGGGGGAGGTCCGAGTCTCGGTGGGGCCGGCCCCACCTGCCTGCTCCTCGCTACTCTGACTCCTCTCCGGCTGAGTCGGGGGCTTTCGGCCGCGGGGGATGGCTACTggcttgggggggcgggggccggaTGGCGGCTCCCTGGCCTGTTAGGGAATGGGATTGGGGGGGAGAGATAATCAGAGCAATTAGCCCCCCCCCGGTAATACCACAGAGCACCGCAAACTCCATCCTGGGCTcctgggggcactgctgtggggaagctcacagcttataccccctctctgccccccagcttcaccaccccagcctcccacccctgcaGGGCCCCCCTCACCTTTCCAGATGCCAGGAAGCTGGGGTTTGGGGGCTTCTCCCCCGCCTCCACTCTGGGGGCCGCACTGAAGATGTCCGTCCCCTCCAGGTCCAGCTGGGAGCTCTCCTCCGctgatggggttgggggagagggagaaaccaCATGAGCAATGGGAGCACTGTTGTGGAGAGCTCCTCCCCAGGTGGGGACACTGTTCTTGGGAAGCTCACAGCCCtgggggcactgctgcagggaagctcacAGCCTTGgattggctggctgggggcactgCCCTGGGGAAGTTTGCAGCCCtgggggcactgctgcagggaagctcgcagccctgggggcactgctgcagggaagctcgcAGCCCTTACCGATATCCCAGCTAGCCTCAGCCCTTCGAATGGTGGCAAACACTGGCTTGGAGCTCTGAGGGGGAGGCTGGGGTCTCCAGCCCCCTTTCTCTGTGGGGAAGAGATAAAGGGGGGTATCAGGTTGGGGGGAGCTAggcgagggggaggggcagaatttGGGGTGTGCCCCCCTACCTGAGCCGTCCGAGGACCTCCTCCTCTCTCGATCCTGTAGGCTGCCCACCCTTTGCAGCTCTGCCCCCTGAAACAAGAATGAGGGAACAGGGGAGTTTGGACCAGACCATCAGGGGTTAAGTGGGTGTGGCCTCCACCCTCAGCCCTTGCCCCCagagcctctccctccccagcctcagTCCAGACCATAAGGGGTTCGGAGGTTGTGGCCTCCATCCTCTGGCCCCGTCCCCGAGaatccccctccttccgctaacAGCTGCAGACCTTGAGGCATTGAGTGGGCGTGGCCTGTcctcaggccccgcccctgcaggTATGCACCTCCTCTCTCAGCCCACGTACCTCTTTCTTCCCATCCAGGCTCCGCCCCATTCCGGGCAGGGCGATTCCGTGGACTCTGGAGGGCTGCAGTAGCTCCGCCTCCGAAGAATCTGACTCCTCCCTCATGGGGTTGGGGGAACGATCAGCGGTGTGACCCTACAAAAACagaggcagttgaaagcagcgacccctgctggcccctcctgccccgctccctgcagcccggcGCCTTCTTACCTGCTTACCTCTGGGGGGCAGCCCCTTCACCCCACTTCCTCCGCTGCCCCCCATCCCGGGGAGGGGAATCCCCATTCCctggggttcctgcccctccccctcatccAGGCTGGCTGAACTCCACATTGAAGCCTTGGGCTCATCTGCTGTCCCCTGGGGGGTgccgggggagctgtggggggcccccCACAGGGCGTCTtcaacctccctctcccccttgaGGCTCCGATGCCTCCGAAAATGGAAAAGCCCCTTTCGCCTCTTCTTCTGCATGGGGGGCAGCGCGTCTGAGGGGCCTGGTCTCACCCCACAGCCTCTGGGGGTCCGTGGATAGCTgtaggggggcagaggagagaagtGGGGGTGGTCAGAGAATCAGACTGGGGTGATCCCCACCCTTTCCCGCACCCCTAGGGTATATGGTCCCACCTGGTGTTATCTGTGAGGACACGCCTGCTAAAAAATTCCTCCAGCCCCTCATCCAGTCGCGGCACTGTCCCATTCTCCTGCCGCTGGGGCTCAATGGACCCAGGTGTCCGAGCCTGCTGAGGAGACGTGTAAGAAGCAAGGAATTAGCTGCTGTCACTTTAAGGcttgccccttcccctgccccctcaggCAAAATGGGAAGTCCCGCCTCCAGTGACTTGGACTTCCTGCTTCAGAGTCTTGAGATACAGCTTTTAACTCCTCCCACTTTAGGAATGGCTCTTCCTTCTTTCTATGGGGAAACAGGAAGTACCGCCTCCAGTGGGCAGGACTTCCCATTTTGGAGTATTAGAAAGATTAATGTTCAGCTGGCCGTTCCTACTTTAAGGCTGGCTCATCCCCCTTTCACAGTTGAAGTGGTAAGTCCCATCTCTTGGCAACCAGGACTTCCTGTTTTGGTAAGGGATAATTTCTACCTGCATGTGTCTGTTTCTGCTCATTACCCAtcaggctctggggctggggtaagggTCAGTCCAAAAGGATGcaattacataagaacataagaacggccagactgggtcagaccaaaggtccatcaagcccagtatcctgtcctcagacagtggccaacggcaggtgccccagagggaatggacagaacagggaatcatcaagtgatccatcccctgtcaccccaccccagcttctggcaaacagaggctgtggacaccatttctgcccatcctggctaatagccattgatgggcctatcctccatgaatctatctagctcccttttgaaccccgttatagtattggctttcacaacaccttctggcaaggagttccagaggttgacagtgcattgcatgaaaaaatactttcttgaggaaagacagagagagaaagagggaaaagAATGAATGAACAAAGGAGAGGATGGACGACAGACTGAACAAAGGAACAAATAAGAGAACAGAGGGGAAGATGAACAAACAAATGAATGAGGGAAGGAACAATGGAATGAAGAAATAAATGAGTGAAAGAACAGAAGAAGGAACAAATGAATGAGAAAACGAATGAGAGAAGGAATTAATGAATGAGAAAATCAATGAATGAAAGAAGGAACACAAAGTGGAGAGAATAAATGAATAAGCTGTGGTTAGATGTTGATAGacgtttggctgtgtgtgtgttttccctctgtgtgccaccccagctctgcgcagacagctggcacggCAGAACTCGAGcaaaccacccaatgaccacaagatccgttaagggacgaaggcacctagccaggtttattgtcgatgaAGCACGGTACTTGTATCCCACAGACTCTCTTCCAACTACACAAGCAAAtaagcaaatgaaaaacaaaggacaaaacaaaagaacGAGAAAGGATCGAGAAAACAAAGGAATGAGCAAATGAATGACTTAAGGCAAAACTGACTGTGGAAAGGAGAAAACGAGGGAATGGATGAGAAAGTGAAAGACTAGGAAAAGGAACAGAGAGATGAGAAAATGGAGGGAGGAGTGAAGGAGAAATGGAAGGTGTGGCTGAGCGAGGGGGCAGATGGGATCAGCGTGACTCACGTTCTGGCGGGGCCCCGGGGGGACGCAccgggggggccggggccggccgCGGGTGCGGTGCTCCAGCCGGGACCCCTCAGTGGGGAGCTCAGCCAGTCCCTCGAAGGAGGGGCTGCGGGAATGCGAGTACTGGCTGCTGGCTGACGAGGAGAGCCAGCCTGACGGCGAGTTGGTGCCCCAGGAGTGTGTGGCATCAGTGTCTGGGTCAGCCCCGCctgtggggggaggcagagagagagagagagtggggcagaggagagggtgAGTGACAGAGGAAGGGTTGTGTGGATGGACtgaggggtggatggatggagggagagCGGACAGGGATGGAGAGATGGATGAAGGAGTGAATGGAtagagggaggggtgggtggatgggtggatgaagtggtgggtggatggatggatggatagaagggtGTGTATGGAGATGGGTGGATTAAATGGTGGATaaagggtgggtggatggatggacaggtggatggacggatggagaggaggatggatggatggatgggtggatggatggatggatggacaggtgGATAAGGGGTGGATAGATGGGCAGGAGGATTTATGGATAAGGGGTGGATGGacggatgggtggatggatggatggatggatggatggatggataaggggtggatggatgggtaagcggtggatggatggaggggtgtgtatggagatggatggatTAAACGATGGATAaagggtggatggatggacaggaggtggatggatggatggatggacaggaagtggatggatggatggatggacaggaggtggatggatggatggatggataaggggtggatggatggaggggtgtgtatggagatggatggatTAAACGGTGGATAaagggtggatggatggacaggaggatgggtggatggataagGGGTGGATGGCTGGGcaggaggatggatggatggatggaaaaggggtggatggatggacaggaggatggatggatggatggaaaagGGGTGGATGGAGAAAGAGGAAATCTGATGTGTGACCATTACTCACTGATAAAAGCTGAGACAGGTCGGATTTTCCTGCCATGTTTCTGCCTCTTGATAGCGATGGTGTCCTGCAGAGAGGAGAGCAGGGTGACCCTAGAGCCAGGTATGGGGGGTCccttccctgccctggggggTGGGTGGCTGGGAGAGGGGCCTGCAGGGCTGTGCCCCATTCCCACTGCTTACAATGCTGGTTCCCAGCTCATCGTCTGTGGTCTCCTCATGATCTCTCAGCTGGTTCCTGGGGGGCTGGTCCAGTGGGGTCCCCCCGGAGCTCCCAGCACCGCCCTGCCCCTCGGAGAGCTGCTGGAGGTGGGCGATGTGCTGGGTCTATGTGAGGGGGAAGATGAGAGAGATTATTGGGGTGACCCGGGGTTAGAGGGGACTGAGGAGGGTTTGGGGGGCAAAGTACAGGGGGCTGAGGGAAAAGATAGGGGTGGGGTACAGCTGCATttggtgggagagagggggaagtggGGGTTCTAGGGACATGTGGGGTTGGGGAGATAGAGGTCTCGGGGTAATGcagtgggagcagggggtggggctgtggggtgtatgaggggtggtggtggggtgtcagggggtggggaggggcagtacAGAGGGCTGGGGGTCACTGTGGGGAGCTTAAAGTCTCTGTGGGAGGTGGGGGTCACAGTGAGGGGctgagggtcagtgtggggggctgggggtgactGAGGGAAGCTGGGAGtctctgtggggggtggggatctctgtggggggctggggtcaCGGTGAGGGGCTGAGGGTCAGTGTGGCGGGCTGGGGACAACTGTGGGGAGTAGAGTTctctgtgggggctgggggtgactgtggggggctggggttaTTGTGAGGGGCTGGGGTcactgtggggggctgggggtgactgtggggggctgggggtcatTGGGGGGGCTCACCAGGCTCTTGTGGGTGCTGTACAACTCCTCCAGGAGCTCCTCCACAATGGAGTTGGTGAGATACGTCACCACAGACAACTTCACCTCGCTGGGGACaaacgggggaggggggtcagagaCTGGACAGCCCCCCTAAAGCCGCCCGAGCGCCCCAACCTGGCCATCCCACAGTGCTCCCCATCCCCCTAAAACGCCCCACCCAGCCCTCCTTGGGGACCTCCCATACacacacctgccccctccccagctcccgtCTTACTTTAGCTTGTTCTGGATGTCCTGCCCGGCCTGCTCCAGCAGCGCCCCCCGGATGAAGTTGCGGGGGACGGTCACCCGCTCTGACACGGCTCCCAGCATCTTGTTGTGGCCCTCGGCGGCCTGCATGGCCCTGGGGCAGAGCTCCTGGGTCAGTGTCACCATGGACTCCAGGATCACCTGGGAGCGACCCCACCAGTCAGAGAGGGGGGCTCCTGAAACACTGAGTCACCCCCAAGTGCCCAGAACTGGGCCCCCCACACTGAGCTCCCTTAGTAACACAGCAGACCCAGGGTCCCCCCAAACTGAGTCCCCCAAGACTCCAGTAAGACCTGGGGTCCCCCCATACTGAGCCCCTGAAACCTCCCAGTGAGACCTGGGGTCCCCTGACCAAGCTAGTGAGACCCGGGGTCCCCCTAAGCTGTGTCCCCCACCCCTTGGTGGGACCTGTGGTCCCCCAAACTgagtccccccaacccccctaaTGAGACTCATGGTTCCCCTAAACTGAGCCCCCAAACCCTCAGTGAGACCTGGGGTCCCCCTAATGAAATTCAGGATCCCCCAGACCTCCCCAGTGAGACCTGGGGTCCCCCAACCCCACTAGTGACATCTGGGGTGCCCCCCTACACCCCCAACGCCCCCAGTAAGACCTGGGGTCCCCCTACACTGAGTCCCCCAAACCCCCCCAGGGAGACGTCCCCAGCTCATCACCTGCAGCTCCTTGTCAACGGCCTTGGAGACCTCATTGGCCACGGACTCCAGTCGCTGCCGGACGGGCCCGTCGCTCGCCAAGATGTGTCCCAGTTCATAGAggctggggaacagctggggagagaaagcacgagcagagaggggcagggtgAACAGGGACAGATgtgcgtggggggaggggcaacagCAACCGGGGCGGGGCTACAGTGTGCAGCTGTGGTAACATCTGGGGAGTTTGTTCCTGGGCCAGAGATGGAGGATCCAGCTGTGTACTGCTGTGGCAACATTGGGGGAGACGGTGTCCCGCCAGGGATAGAGGCTACAGCTGTGGCAACACCTGGGGGGTCTAGTTTCTGGCTGGGGATAGAAGGTCCAGGTGTGTCAACATCTGCAGAAGCAGTGTTTAGCCAGGGATATGGAATACAGCTGTGGCAACATATGGGGACTTAGTGACTTGGCCAGAGATGGAGGACCCAGCTGTGCAGAGGTGCAGCAACATCTGGGGAGACAGTTTGTATCTGGTGATAGAAGAGCCATGGTAACATCTGGAGAGCTACTGTCTGGGCCAGCAAGACTGGATGTGACCTCAGCTAGTGGACCCAGTGTTCAGCCAGGGCTGctgtgtacagatgtggagaacatctggggagaggagacagagagaagaAAGGCAGGCGGAAGGTGAGACcgaggggaaggggatgggatCAAATGGGAGGGAGGAACAGGGGCCGAactgagaggggtggggatggcAAGAATGGGGCAGGGCCCGGACGGAGGGGTCTGTCTCACCGCCCGCGAGTTCTTGGCCTCCTTCATGAGCTCCCGTGCATAGAGCACCTCCTCCTGGACAGTATCAGCAGGGCAGCTGtgcagagccctcacctcctcctggacCCGCAGGCACAGCCGTCTGATCATCTGCTGGGGGATGGAGCTGTTAGCAAAATCCCTGGAGCCAGCCGGGacccccgccctggggccagatcagaacCAGCACCCCCTAGGGGGAAAGGCTCCATGTCCCATTCCCAGCCtccttgagccagccagtcccatcCTGGGGCCTGAtgggagctggcgccccctagaggggaaagaccccatgtcccattctccacccccctgagccagccagctcCCTTGCCCATGGGGATGGTATGGGGAGATGGGAACGTTTACTTGCTCGGCGCTGCTGGTGCCGATCCCCTGCTGGAGTCGGAACGCCTGCTCCTGGGAGAACTTCTGGGAATGGCCGTTTCGGAGGAGGCACCATTggatctgggggggagggaagggagagaagcagatgAGAGACCCCttggtttccccccaccccctccaaccgAGCCCCGGGGCCTCCGGGCTCTACCCACCTTCTGCCACACCTCGTCCGTCCTCTCTGGGGCACTGCGGTAAGCGGCTGTGATGTCGCTCATGGGGAAGGACATATACTTCAGGGTGTAGTTGCTGTAGAGAGGGGTGTGAGGTTAAACGGGAGAGGGTGTTGGGAAAGGGCCCCCCAGATACTCAGGGACCTTCCGCTCAGATCTGTCAGAGTTATGGTCTCACTTCCTCCCAGTTATCTaacctcccccatctccccattATCACCCCCTGTTCCTCCTCCAGTCACCCCCCAACCAACTTCTTGTCTGCCCATTATCCCAGGCATTGTTCACCTCCCTCTTATCATCCAGCCATCGCAACAACCCAACCCAAACAACTCATCACCCCAATGACCCTTCCAATAATCCAACCCAACTCTACCCAACCAAGAACCCATCCCAACTCTACCCAACAACCCAATCAAATTCAACCCAACTCAACCCAACCCAACTAAGAACCCATCCCAACTCTACCCAACAACCCAATCAAATTCAACCCAGCCCAACTCTACCCAACCAATCCAACCCAACTCTACTTAACCACTTATTCAATCCAACTCAACCAACGTAACCCAACCAAGAACCCAAACCAActcaacccaacccaacccaactcTATGCTAGTAATAATCCAATCCAACTCAAGCTAACCTGACTCTATTCAACCAATAACCCAAGCTAACTGAACCAAACCAATAACCCAACCCAAACCAGCCCCATTCAGTAACCCAATCACCTTATCCAATAATACCAACCAACCCAACAAATGCACCAGTAATCAACTCCAACAACCCAACCACCTACTCAACAACCTAACTGCCTCAACTCAACACAACCAATCCAACCCCCAACTCAGCTCAAAACCATCCAGACCGCTCTGCCAGTCTACACATGTCCCCAATAAAAATGAATTACAAATAATTAAGCAGCAAGCAGGCATTAAAAACCTGAGTAATGATATCTGTTATCAATGCTAACACTAAGCATGCAGACTGAGGGTGAGGTGCATGTTGGG
Coding sequences within it:
- the CARMIL3 gene encoding capping protein, Arp2/3 and myosin-I linker protein 3 isoform X2, translated to MARPAGDLARDLQDSIRKVLSRPPNPLLLKVKLETKPKKFEDRVLVLTAWRLHLFGLKVPAKVESSFNVLEIRTLNTINHSQILVDTEKATYSFKFPSAASADQLTRHVNAALSKIFPSPTAGCLRTPETPRDTSPNSESSTSTSHSICGGFSDTYAALCDYNGLFCREEVQWDVDTIYHSADNHEFNLLDFSHLESRDLALIVAALAYNPWFTRLHCKDLRLGSEVSEQVLHTLSKSHHLEELVLDNTGLKTDFALKLTCALGDNPGSALHSLVLSHNQIEDKGLISLSQQFLYFPKGLQQLGLCKTGVTPKGLAGLCQTLGANPAFSSSLQHLDLSKNPGLLGGEEANGFYSFLAQPNALLRLELAGTDCAVDVLFGALLHGCCTRLRYLNLSRNSFSHRKVKDSQPAFRQFFSSAYALNYVSLSGTKMPLDALRSLFQGLSANTHLSDVHLDLSGCELRSPGAQVLQEQLPGVTAVGSLDISDNGFDSDLLTLVPALGKNKSLKHLWLGKNFSIKSRTLEEILHKIVQLIQEEDCSLQSLSVADSRLKSRTSILINALGSNTCLSKVDLSGNGMEDLGAKMLSKALQINSSLRSIAWDRNNTTALGFHDVARALENNYTLKYMSFPMSDITAAYRSAPERTDEVWQKIQWCLLRNGHSQKFSQEQAFRLQQGIGTSSAEQMIRRLCLRVQEEVRALHSCPADTVQEEVLYARELMKEAKNSRALFPSLYELGHILASDGPVRQRLESVANEVSKAVDKELQVILESMVTLTQELCPRAMQAAEGHNKMLGAVSERVTVPRNFIRGALLEQAGQDIQNKLNEVKLSVVTYLTNSIVEELLEELYSTHKSLTQHIAHLQQLSEGQGGAGSSGGTPLDQPPRNQLRDHEETTDDELGTSIDTIAIKRQKHGRKIRPVSAFISGADPDTDATHSWGTNSPSGWLSSSASSQYSHSRSPSFEGLAELPTEGSRLEHRTRGRPRPPRCVPPGPRQNQARTPGSIEPQRQENGTVPRLDEGLEEFFSRRVLTDNTSYPRTPRGCGVRPGPSDALPPMQKKRRKGLFHFRRHRSLKGEREVEDALWGAPHSSPGTPQGTADEPKASMWSSASLDEGEGQEPQGMGIPLPGMGGSGGSGVKGLPPRGKQGHTADRSPNPMREESDSSEAELLQPSRVHGIALPGMGRSLDGKKEGAELQRVGSLQDRERRRSSDGSEKGGWRPQPPPQSSKPVFATIRRAEASWDIAEESSQLDLEGTDIFSAAPRVEAGEKPPNPSFLASGKAREPPSGPRPPKPVAIPRGRKPPTQPERSQSSEEQAGGAGPTETRTSPPVARPRPDHLETEGGSEVGRKAAPLKPQRTRRAQSCDKLESDQGRDPGARGAANAPLPDPPPPPPSEQHQPPRKPRLPISRPFLSVDQAVGTQESGTD
- the CARMIL3 gene encoding capping protein, Arp2/3 and myosin-I linker protein 3 isoform X1; the protein is MWLRPRSCHGPAGGRPRPGPASIRKVLSRPPNPLLLKVKLETKPKKFEDRVLVLTAWRLHLFGLKVPAKVESSFNVLEIRTLNTINHSQILVDTEKATYSFKFPSAASADQLTRHVNAALSKIFPSPTAGCLRTPETPRDTSPNSESSTSTSHSICGGFSDTYAALCDYNGLFCREEVQWDVDTIYHSADNHEFNLLDFSHLESRDLALIVAALAYNPWFTRLHCKDLRLGSEVSEQVLHTLSKSHHLEELVLDNTGLKTDFALKLTCALGDNPGSALHSLVLSHNQIEDKGLISLSQQFLYFPKGLQQLGLCKTGVTPKGLAGLCQTLGANPAFSSSLQHLDLSKNPGLLGGEEANGFYSFLAQPNALLRLELAGTDCAVDVLFGALLHGCCTRLRYLNLSRNSFSHRKVKDSQPAFRQFFSSAYALNYVSLSGTKMPLDALRSLFQGLSANTHLSDVHLDLSGCELRSPGAQVLQEQLPGVTAVGSLDISDNGFDSDLLTLVPALGKNKSLKHLWLGKNFSIKSRTLEEILHKIVQLIQEEDCSLQSLSVADSRLKSRTSILINALGSNTCLSKVDLSGNGMEDLGAKMLSKALQINSSLRSIAWDRNNTTALGFHDVARALENNYTLKYMSFPMSDITAAYRSAPERTDEVWQKIQWCLLRNGHSQKFSQEQAFRLQQGIGTSSAEQMIRRLCLRVQEEVRALHSCPADTVQEEVLYARELMKEAKNSRALFPSLYELGHILASDGPVRQRLESVANEVSKAVDKELQVILESMVTLTQELCPRAMQAAEGHNKMLGAVSERVTVPRNFIRGALLEQAGQDIQNKLNEVKLSVVTYLTNSIVEELLEELYSTHKSLTQHIAHLQQLSEGQGGAGSSGGTPLDQPPRNQLRDHEETTDDELGTSIDTIAIKRQKHGRKIRPVSAFISGADPDTDATHSWGTNSPSGWLSSSASSQYSHSRSPSFEGLAELPTEGSRLEHRTRGRPRPPRCVPPGPRQNQARTPGSIEPQRQENGTVPRLDEGLEEFFSRRVLTDNTSYPRTPRGCGVRPGPSDALPPMQKKRRKGLFHFRRHRSLKGEREVEDALWGAPHSSPGTPQGTADEPKASMWSSASLDEGEGQEPQGMGIPLPGMGGSGGSGVKGLPPRGKQGHTADRSPNPMREESDSSEAELLQPSRVHGIALPGMGRSLDGKKEGAELQRVGSLQDRERRRSSDGSEKGGWRPQPPPQSSKPVFATIRRAEASWDIAEESSQLDLEGTDIFSAAPRVEAGEKPPNPSFLASGKAREPPSGPRPPKPVAIPRGRKPPTQPERSQSSEEQAGGAGPTETRTSPPVARPRPDHLETEGGSEVGRKAAPLKPQRTRRAQSCDKLESDQGRDPGARGAANAPLPDPPPPPPSEQHQPPRKPRLPISRPFLSVDQAVGTQESGTD